In Candida orthopsilosis Co 90-125, chromosome 4 draft sequence, a single genomic region encodes these proteins:
- a CDS encoding Nmd3 nonsense-mediated mRNA decay protein, whose product MSNYTQLTPNDAASTGPVATVLCCNCGVPMDGSQGLVMCYDCIKLNVDITEGIPREANVSFCRNCERFLQPPGQWVRAQLESRELLALCLRRLKGLNKVRLVDASFIWTEPHSRRIRVKLTVQGEAMANTIVQQTFEVEYVVIAMQCADCAKSYTTNTWRATVQIRQKVPHKRTFLYLEQLILKHNAHMDTVSIQETKDGLDFFYAQKNHAAKMVDFLTSVAPVKVKKSEELVSTDIHSGSSSYKFSYSIEIAPICRDDLVVLPKKLAHSMGNISRLVLCNKVNNAMQFIDFSSLQTADLSSQVYWRSPFPSLVDATQLVEFIVLDIEPTGDMKGKYVLADIEVSRASDLGSNDQTFYVRTHLGAILHPGDSCLGYYLTNSNLNSELWDTLDTDNTPEVVIVKKHYPRKSKKSKNRKWKLKRMAKEHNDIIANDDSRQARQEQEKAERDYELFLQELEEDEELRQTINMYKADEGQSQRDDDDIDEDEDDAPRIAIDELLDELDDMTLQDTPMNE is encoded by the coding sequence ATGTCAAACTATACCCAATTAACACCAAATGATGCTGCATCCACAGGCCCAGTTGCAACCGTTCTTTGTTGCAACTGTGGTGTTCCTATGGATGGGTCACAAGGGCTTGTAATGTGTTATGATTGTATCAAACTAAATGTTGATATAACTGAAGGTATTCCAAGAGAGGCAAATGTTTCGTTTTGCAGAAACTGTGAAAGATTTTTACAACCCCCAGGACAATGGGTTAGAGCTCAACTTGAATCTAGAGAGCTTCTTGCTCTTTGTCTCAGGCGTCTAAAAGGGTTAAATAAAGTGAGATTGGTTGATGCGTCATTCATATGGACTGAGCCACATTCACGTAGAATCAGAGTTAAACTCACTGTCCAAGGTGAAGCAATGGCCAACACTATAGTTCAGCAGACTTTTGAGGTGGAATATGTTGTTATTGCAATGCAATGTGCCGATTGTGCAAAGTCATACACCACAAATACTTGGAGGGCAACTGTTCAAATAAGGCAAAAGGTTCCCCACAAGAGGACATTCTTGTATTTGGAACAATTAATCTTAAAGCACAATGCACATATGGACACAGTATCAATTCAAGAGACCAAAGATGGGTTGGATTTCTTTTATGCTCAAAAAAACCACGCGGCCAAAATGGTTGATTTCTTAACTTCAGTTGCTCCAGTCAAGGTAAAAAAATCAGAAGAGCTTGTTAGTACAGATATACACTCGGGATCTTCCAGTTATAAATTTTCTTACTCGATTGAAATTGCCCCAATTTGTCGTGATGACTTGGTGGTATTGCCAAAGAAGTTGGCGCATTCGATGGGAAATATTTCAAGATTGGTGTTATGTAACAAGGTCAATAATGCCATgcaatttattgatttcaGCTCATTACAAACAGCTGATTTGTCATCGCAAGTGTATTGGAGATCACCATTTCCCTCGTTGGTAGATGCAACCCAATTGGTTGAGTTTATCGTGTTAGATATCGAGCCTACTGGTGATATGAAGGGAAAATATGTGTTGGCAGATATAGAGGTCAGCCGGGCCAGTGATTTGGGATCCAATGACCAGACTTTTTATGTGAGGACGCACTTAGGTGCTATTTTACATCCAGGGGATTCATGTCTTGGGTACTATTTGACCAACTCAAATTTAAACTCAGAGCTTTGGGATACTTTAGATACTGATAACACACCGGAGGTAGTCATTGTCAAGAAGCACTATCCAAGGAAgtcaaagaaatcaaagaaCAGAAAGTGGAAGTTGAAGAGAATGGCTAAAGAGCATAATGATATTATTGCAAATGATGATTCAAGACAAGCTAgacaagaacaagaaaaggCAGAGAGAGACTACGAGTTATTCTTacaagaattggaagaagatgaagagttgaGACAAACAATCAATATGTATAAAGCCGATGAAGGACAATCACAAAgggatgatgatgatatcgatgaagatgaggacGACGCACCAAGAATTGCCATTGACGAATTGCTTGATGAGCTTGATGATATGACCTTGCAAGATACGCCGATGAATGAGTAG
- a CDS encoding Gcn5 histone acetyltransferase: protein MVDRKRTIRVEDDEDEDDVPLNKKMKLESKENTPLVKEEEEEVSGVKTENLSVKEDVKEEPMEEVNGEQANNEEANDEDDDDDDDDDDGEDEEAEEEQKRITNFNFDGEIYTFKERPSVIEEKEGKIEFRVVNNDNTKDSLIVLTGLKNIFQKQLPKMPREYISRLVYDRSHLSMAVVRKPLTVVGGITYRPFNNREFAEIVFCAISSTEQVRGYGAHLMNHLKDYVRATSPIKYFLTYADNYAIGYFKKQGFTKEITLDKSVWMGYIKDYEGGTLMQCSMLPSILRYLDSGKILLLQKAAIERKIRSRSKSNVVRPGLQIFKTNKNVTLDYKDIPGLAEAGWSEEMDKLAQKPKRGPHYNFMVTLFSEMQNHPSAWPFAVPVNKDEVPDYYDVIKEPMDLSTMEQKLENDKYESFEQFLYDARLIFKNCRSYNSESTTYYKNANKLEKFMNNKIKDSAEYSHFLE from the coding sequence ATGGTTGACAGGAAGAGAACAATACGAGTGGAAGACGATGAggatgaggatgatgttccattgaataaaaagatgaaattggaatcaaaagaaaacacACCTCTAGTgaaagaggaagaggaagaagtGTCGGGAGTTAAAACAGAGAATCTCTCAGTAAAAGAGGATGTAAAAGAAGAGCCAATGGAAGAGGTAAACGGAGAACAGGCAAACAATGAAGAagcaaatgatgaagatgacgacgatgacgatgacgacGATGATGGCGAAGACGAGGAGGCAGAGGAAGAACAAAAACGAATaaccaacttcaatttcgaTGGAGAAATATACACCTTCAAAGAGCGACCTTCAGTGATAGAGGAAAAAGAAGGCAAGATCGAATTCAGAGTGGTAAATAATGATAACACAAAGGATAGTCTAATAGTCTTAACTGGTCTCAaaaacatttttcaaaagcaGTTGCCAAAAATGCCGCGTGAGTATATATCGCGATTGGTCTATGATCGCTCACATTTATCAATGGCTGTTGTACGGAAACCGTTAACTGTGGTTGGTGGGATAACCTATAGACCCTTCAACAATAGAGAATTTGCAGAAATTGTGTTTTGTGCTATTTCCTCGACCGAACAGGTACGTGGGTACGGTGcccatttgatgaatcatttgaaagattACGTTAGAGCGACTTCCCCGATTAAATACTTTCTAACTTATGCAGATAACTATGCTATTGGTTACTTCAAGAAGCAAGGGTTCACTAAAGAAATAACGCTTGATAAATCGGTGTGGATGGGGTATATAAAGGATTACGAAGGTGGTACCTTGATGCAGTGCTCGATGCTCCCGTCTATTCTCAGATATCTTGACCTGGGAAAGATACTTCTTCTACAGAAAGCAGCAATCGAGAGGAAGATAAGACTGCGGTCGAAATCTAATGTTGTCCGACCTGGtcttcaaatttttaaaaCGAATAAAAACGTGACTCTCGATTATAAGGATATACCCGGGTTGGCCGAAGCAGGGTGGCTGGAAGAGATGGATAAATTGGCACAGAAACCAAAAAGGGGTCCTCATTATAATTTCATGGTCACTCTTTTTTCAGAGATGCAAAACCACCCTTCAGCATGGCCATTCGCAGTACCCGTCAACAAGGATGAAGTCCCTGATTACTACGACGTCATCAAAGAGCCTATGGATTTGTCTACAATGGAAcagaaattggaaaatgataAATATGAATCATTTGAACAGTTCTTGTACGATGCCAggttgattttcaaaaattgtcGGTCGTATAATAGTGAGTCCACTACGTATTACAAAAATGCCaataaattggaaaagtttaTGAATAACAAGATTAAGGACAGTGCCGAATATTCTCATTTCTTAGAATAA
- a CDS encoding Sol3 6-phosphogluconolactonase has product MTAEVYSYSEQVDLANAVGKYIVKHQNEAIKANGSFKIALSGGSLGKVLKEALIDNKSIGAEVQWDKWGVYFSDERLVPLNHKDSNYGLFNEMVLENLPSDSAKPNVHTIDESLLTGKDGQIEGADVEKDKEIAKRYAAHLPHKFDVILLGCGPDGHTCSLFPGHKLLDERAQLVSYVNDSPKPPPRRITITFPVLESATAIAFVAQGSGKAPILKEIFNDPESKLPSKLVTDITSGTEVSWFVDSAAIEGADVLSSKY; this is encoded by the coding sequence ATGACAGCCGAAGTTTATTCCTATTCCGAGCAAGTTGATCTTGCAAATGCTGTTGGAAAATACATTGTCAAGCATCAGAACGAAGCTATCAAAGCCAATGGGTCATTCAAGATTGCTCTTTCTGGTGGCTCCTTAGGTAAAGTTTTGAAGGAGgcattgattgataataaaAGCATCGGTGCAGAAGTTCAATGGGACAAGTGGGGTGTTTACTTTAGTGATGAGAGACTTGTTCCGTTGAACCACAAGGACTCCAATTATGGCCTTTTCAATGAGATGGTGCTTGAAAATCTCCCCTCTGATTCTGCAAAACCAAACGTGCACACTATAGATGAATCGCTATTAACCGGTAAGGATGGACAAATTGAAGGTGCCGATGTTGAAAAGGataaagaaattgcaaagAGATATGCCGCTCATTTGCCTCACAAGTTTGACGTTATATTATTGGGATGTGGACCAGATGGTCACACATGCTCGTTATTTCCAGGACACAAGCTTCTCGATGAAAGAGCACAGTTGGTTTCATATGTAAACGATTCTCCCAAACCGCCACCAAGAAGGATTACCATCACTTTCCCTGTTTTGGAGAGTGCAACTGCAATTGCATTTGTTGCTCAAGGTTCAGGAAAAGCACCTATCTTGAAAGAGATTTTCAACGATCCCGAAAGTAAATTGCCATCGAAATTGGTTACTGATATTACATCGGGTACTGAAGTCAGCTGGTTTGTAGATTCTGCTGCAATTGAGGGCGCGGACGTATTAAGTAGCAAATATTAG
- a CDS encoding Cpd1 protein (S. cerevisiae homolog CPD1 has 2',3'-cyclic-nucleotide 3'-phosphodiesterase activity, has role in cyclic nucleotide metabolic process and localizes to clathrin-coated vesicle), which produces MGLGVALWFCPKPNSQIHDKLTTLSSSINTLFPGSPPKFEPHITITTNVSINLDDPSKTKDDVDKVLSACAVALQSLPKNHTNLVTIGNVNSQRKYFQKLYFEVVKDPNLVSFAQIMREVFVIAPADIEAENQKQNPQLYTTDNNGNMVRRRPSKKHSRESSQSTIKEFDTTEIRRRARYKAAEWAEKEYDPHISLVYSNIWPIDNALWLTIKTRISDYLGIEDVDAGNLHNHGLGWDSGVFKLVLCEGEVQDWIVLGSVDV; this is translated from the exons ATGG GATTAGGTGTTGCTTTATGGTTTTGTCCGAAACCAAACTCCCAAATTCACGACAAGTTGACAACATTGAGTAGTTCCATCAACACGTTGTTTCCAGGACTGCCACCAAAGTTCGAGCCACATATCACAATAACCACTAATGTTAGTATTAACTTAGATGATCCATCCAAAACAAAggatgatgttgataaagtGCTATCTGCCTGCGCTGTGGCATTACAATCATTACCCAAAAATCATACCAACCTAGTGACTATAGGAAATGTCAACAGCCAACgcaaatattttcaaaaactatACTTTGAAGTGGTGAAAGACCCTAATTTGGTCTCGTTTGCCCAAATAATGAGAGAGGTATTTGTCATAGCTCCAGCTGATATCGAAGCAGAAAATCAGAAACAAAATCCTCAGTTGTACACCACTGATAATAATGGAAATATGGTGAGGCGAAGACCTCTGAAGAAGCATAGCAGAGAATCGTCACAAAGCACAATCAAGGAATTTGACACTACTGAGATTCGAAGAAGGGCTAGATATAAGGCGGCAGAGTGGGCAGAGAAAGAGTATGACCCACATATATCCTTGGTTTATAGTAACATTTGGCCCATTGATAATGCATTGTGGCTAACTATCAAAACTAGAATCAGTGACTATCTCGGcattgaagatgttgatgcAGGAAACTTACACAATCATGGCCTTGGATGGGATAGtggtgttttcaaattggtgtTGTGTGAAGGTGAAGTCCAGGACTGGATTGTTTTGGGAAGCGTTGACGTTTGA
- a CDS encoding Ecm32 protein (S. cerevisiae homolog ECM32 has DNA helicase activity, has role in regulation of translational termination and localizes to polysome), with amino-acid sequence MQVSSISKYSCETCLETFEGPNDAQRHLSTTRHKSVKLLPLDEILECEECSDTNIHQLAILRYGLNDMALMCQQCLDSTTKDSGEEPTAKYTLSNGALFGKLSQYIKFRDIVCASCGAEDDLYVANTPRGQVVSCKECLRKNESPSVTFVSENDDKFLTELLGLKEVVIKNRSSGKRGSRWGGRGRGRGRRGGRSEGRPRRVKKEDPEAESRRQHYQESKQFASDVKSGSTVKAIGAGTIGNSSGKSQHGKGAKNVKGFVASAQSGKKNGFKVVSAKDAKDVPNNNAKVSAKGRADINANANEKGNAKSIAKGNKGVQTNSKTSSKTNYDKTVKTKKGDSKGKSFIKVQGSLEANSNNDTNKKLLPRGITQEISFNQNHSKQGSLKKETSGRLRDPKDIPKKDSTSHSKDSKGPTCKDKTSSRQNSPAPSSELVLPPYITKYHPSSKLKLSYDSIDEYFREMSFNVFLEDQLTNVSNIIEPQDLIIEWYQDQDKKNNQFKVSIPMKPEVMNRFLSDTFKKLKKDPFQKDQAIFLILNDEIPWYGKVATVDGIKTGKNRKTSKVSHVEMVITLYKWNNQPLPKTVHAQHLKLLPASVPVSRILNAMDNLSNPSFIKMLLGKEPIKQIFFNNRVNFSSNLNDSQKAAIQSVLNNKISVVQGPPGTGKTSVIYETLIQLLESLNTYPILVVAASNIAIDNIAEKLLSKHGKSILRITASSKEKEYNRAHPLASICLHHKIYDAMSMKHQQVQNDLRRGTGVISGNAYKQFMQEKFQLTKQQVAQSKVILTTTVVAGGNQLKSLAKCPVVIMDEATQSSEPSTLIPLAVPCAEKFVFVGDQKQLSCFSLIPNLATSLFERVLLNATYKSPHMLDTQYRMHPAISEFPRTKFYNGELKDGIDADARRINGIPESLYFWDTKSKAREKSVRNLLREDGGYTFTNHEEVSYVQQVLKTLIVEKGISRDNIGVITPYSGQRDLISSILVKDDVINPANEDLQIEIDIDDITNDSKPVNIHIVSGIMIASIDAFQGREKDFMIMSCVRSNKQGTIGFLKDERRLNVALTRAKYGLIMVGDVECLKKGDKLWKEYMEYLEKKKLIHGEDQFIY; translated from the coding sequence ATGCAAGTAAGTCTGATCAGTAAATACTCCTGCGAGACATGTTTGGAGACGTTTGAAGGTCCGAATGATGCACAGAGACATTTGTCAACCACAAGACACAAGTCAGTAAAGCTTTTACCTCTAGACGAGATTTTGGAATGCGAAGAGTGCTCAGACACCAACATTCACCAGCTAGCCATATTACGTTATGGGCTCAATGATATGGCTTTGATGTGCCAACAGTGCTTGGACAGTACTACCAAAGATAGCGGTGAAGAGCCCACGGCCAAGTATACGTTATCAAATGGAGCCTTGTTTGGTAAATTGTCCCAATACATCAAGTTCCGAGATATTGTATGTGCATCATGTGGAGCAGAAGATGATCTATATGTTGCAAATACTCCCAGGGGACAGGTTGTAAGTTGCAAAGAGTGTTTGCGGAAAAACGAGTCTCCTAGTGTCACTTTTGTCAGTGAAAACGatgataaatttttgaCCGAGCTTTTGGGATTGAAAGAGGTGGTCATAAAGAACAGATCTTCGGGAAAAAGAGGCAGTAGGTGGGGTGGAAGAGGTAGAGGGAGAGGTCGTCGTGGAGGAAGATCAGAAGGAAGACCCAGAAGAGTTAAAAAGGAGGACCCAGAAGCTGAATCAAGAAGACAACATTACCAGGAGTCGAAACAATTTGCCAGTGACGTAAAGTCTGGATCTACCGTGAAAGCCATTGGAGCTGGTACCATTGGCAACAGTCTGGGAAAGTCCCAACATGGAAAAGGAGCCAAGAATGTTAAAGGCTTTGTTGCCAGTGCGCAATCTGGTAAAAAAAATGGGTTTAAAGTGGTTAGTGCAAAGGATGCAAAAGATGTTCCTAATAATAATGCAAAGGTTAGCGCAAAGGGACGTGCAGATATTAATGCAAATGCCAATGAGAAAGGAAACGCAAagtcaattgcaaaaggaAATAAAGGGGTCCAGACTAATTCAAAAACGTCATCAAAAACCAACTATGATAAGACTGTCAAGACCAAAAAAGGTGATTCAAAGGGGAAGTCATTTATTAAGGTACAAGGCTCGCTTGAAGCTAACTCCAATAATGACACCAATAAGAAACTTTTACCAAGAGGAATCACACAGgaaatttctttcaatcaaaatcacTCAAAACAGGGCTCACTTAAAAAGGAGACTAGCGGCCGTTTGAGGGATCCTAAGGACATACCTAAGAAAGACTCAACCAGTCATTCCAAAGATTCTAAGGGCCCCACTTGTAAGGATAAAACTTCTAGTCGCCAGAATTCACCTGCACCACTGTCGGAATTGGTTTTGCCTCCATATATTACCAAATATCACCCTTCTTCAAAGCTCAAACTCTCTTACGACAGCATTGACGAATATTTTCGTGAAATGAGTTTTAACGTCTTTTTGGAGGACCAACTCACAAATGTGCTGAATATAATTGAACCACAAGACTTAATTATTGAATGGTACCAGGATCAAgacaaaaagaataacCAGTTCAAAGTGAGCATCCCAATGAAACCAGAAGTGATGAATAGATTTTTGTCAGATACGTTTAAGAAGCTAAAAAAAGATCCTTTTCAGAAAGATCAAGCCatttttttgatcttgaatGACGAAATTCCTTGGTATGGTAAAGTGGCCACTGTTGATGGAATCAAGACTGGAAAGAATCGAAAAACATCCAAGGTCAGTCACGTAGAGATGGTTATTACCCTTTACAAGTGGAACAATCAGCCTTTGCCAAAAACAGTCCATGCCCAACACTTGAAACTTTTGCCAGCGTCAGTTCCAGTGAGCAGAATACTCAATGCCATGGATAATCTTTCCAATCCAAGCTTTATCAAGATGTTATTAGGTAAGGAGCCTATCAAGCagatctttttcaacaacagagtcaatttctcatcaaaCTTGAATGACTCGCAAAAGGCAGCTATTCAATCGGtattgaacaacaaaatcagtGTGGTTCAAGGGCCACCGGGAACAGGTAAAACCTCAGTCATTTATGAAACCTTGATCCAATTGCTTGAGTCATTAAATACGTACCCGATATTAGTTGTTGCTGCCTCAAATATTGCCATTGACAATATCGCCGAAAAGTTGTTATCAAAGCATGGCAAACTGATTTTGAGAATTACTGCGTCGtcaaaggaaaaggaatACAACAGGGCGCACCCATTAGCCAGCATCTGCTTACATCACAAAATATATGATGCAATGTCAATGAAGcatcaacaagttcaaaatGATTTGAGACGTGGTACTGGAGTCATCAGTGGCAACGCCTATAAGCAGTTTATGCAGGAGAAATTTCAACTCACAAAGCAGCAAGTGGCCCAATCAAAGGTCATTTTAACTACTACGGTCGTCGCGGGTGgaaaccaattgaaatcgCTTGCGAAATGTCCTGTTGTGATCATGGACGAGGCCACACAATCATCAGAACCAAGTACATTAATCCCTTTGGCAGTTCCTTGCGCTGAAAAGTTTGTATTCGTTGGTGATCAGAAACAATTAAGTTGTTTCAGTTTAATTCCCAATTTGGCAACTTCTCTATTCGAGAGAGTATTGCTAAATGCAACATATAAATCACCACACATGTTGGACACTCAATATCGTATGCATCCTGCTATAAGTGAATTTCCGAGAACCAAATTTTACAATGGCGAGTTGAAAGACGGTATTGATGCTGATGCAAGAAGGATAAATGGTATTCCTGAAAGCCTTTACTTTTGGGACACCAAAAGTAAGGCCAGGGAAAAGTCAGTGCGAAATCTTCTTCGTGAAGATGGTGGCTACACATTCACTAATCACGAAGAAGTTTCGTACGTCCAACAGGTGTTGAAAACACTAATCGTCGAAAAGGGCATATCAAGGGACAATATTGGTGTTATAACACCTTACTCGGGACAACGTGATCTAATCTCATCAATACTTGTCAAAGATGACGTAATAAATCCTGcaaatgaagatttacaaattgaaattgatattgatgatattacCAACGATTCCAAACCCGTCAATATTCATATAGTGTCTGGAATTATGAttgcttcaattgatgCATTCCaaggaagagaaaaagattttatGATAATGTCATGTGTTCGATCAAACAAACAAGGCACAATTGGGTTCTTAAAGGATGAAAGGAGATTGAATGTTGCTCTTACCAGAGCCAAATATGGCCTAATAATGGTTGGTGATGTCGAATGCTTAAAGAAAGGAGATAAGTTGTGGAAAGAATACATGGAGTacttggaaaagaaaaaattgatacaTGGTGAAGATCAGTTTATATATTAA
- a CDS encoding Clg1 cyclin-like protein, with translation MNMYYHNTYDVVPYYPQSYLPHYHWPLNQTQPLQGQQFQQPFVNNLVPQVYNQQQGYYQPQQVHAPQLYHPAPLQQPHQYQTQTSPSWEPSDFPMEVMLSFIKLVIREKQEGFDKAVSSLLYATRLPKSTIFIGLVYLNQRFPGYNASSYNSEGKVSSLVNLVVALMLANKFNDDNTFTNKSWSDATGLPIEVLNKEEKQWLEEIKWGLSVVNFEADILALEEYWETLIQRNCFLV, from the coding sequence ATGAACATGTACTACCACAACACATACGATGTGGTTCCATATTATCCACAATCTTATTTACCCCATTATCATTGGCCTTTGAACCAAACTCAACCACTACAGGgccaacaatttcaacaaccatttgtcaacaatttagTTCCACAAGTGtataatcaacaacaaggtTACTACCAACCACAACAAGTACACGCTCCCCAACTATACCACCCAGCTCCACTTCAGCAACCTCACCAATACCAAACACAAACTTCGCCTTCATGGGAACCTTCAGATTTTCCCATGGAGGTGATGTTGAGCTTCATAAAGCTCGTAATTCGGGAAAAGCAAGAGGGCTTTGATAAAGCGGTGTCGTCGCTTTTGTATGCGACGAGACTACCAAAGTCAACAATATTCATTGGATTAGTGTATCTAAACCAACGGTTCCCGGGTTATAATGCCTCATCTTATAATCTGGAGGGAAAAGTGTCGTCATTGGTCAATCTTGTTGTGGCGCTTATGTTGGCCAACAAGTTCAATGATGACAACACCTTCACCAATAAATCGTGGAGCGACGCAACAGGACTACCAATAGAAGTTCtaaacaaagaagaaaaacagTGGTTagaagaaatcaaatggGGTTTATCGGTTGTTAATTTTGAAGCTGATATTTTGGCATTGGAAGAGTATTGGGAAAcattgattcaaagaaattgttttttagtttga
- a CDS encoding Arc15 ARP2/3 complex subunit, with translation MASEDWRKIDIDALEPEYHLSAAELVPDLPQVSQSQISSVAQQVRSQLSSGQFQQALELALDNAPYIADSLQTKELHAKTVFEILCSIKNNNNISELGQFVKNLNQEQQDTLIKYLYKSMSESYGQKQGGLLLNWFEKTVEVTGVGAIARYMTDRRTV, from the coding sequence ATGGCTTCAGAAGATTGGAGAAAAATAGATATTGATGCATTAGAGCCAGAATACCACTTGTCCGCTGCTGAGCTTGTACCCGACTTACCACAAGTGTCGCAATCGCAAATATCCTCAGTAGCTCAACAAGTGAGGTCGCAATTATCTTCGGGTCAATTCCAACAAGCTCTCGAATTAGCTTTAGACAATGCTCCATACATTGCTGATCTGCTTCAAACCAAGGAATTACATGCCAAAACcgtatttgaaattttatgTTCGATAAAgaataacaacaatatatCAGAGTTGGGCCaatttgtgaaaaatttgaatcagGAACAACAGGATACTCTTATTAAGTACTTGTACAAGAGTATGTCTGAATCTTATGGACAAAAACAAGGtgggttgttgttgaattggtttGAGAAAACTGTTGAAGTTACTGGCGTGGGAGCAATTGCTAGATACATGACCGATAGAAGAACTGTATAA
- a CDS encoding Pgi1 glucose-6-phosphate isomerase: protein MSSFKLASELPAWKELEQLYKKEGEKFDVRAAFAKDPKRFDEFSRIFTNYDDSKILFDFSKNLINQEILDKLIQLAKEAGVEKLRDEMFAGDHINTTEDRAVYHVALRNVKKHKMPVDGKDTTQEVWDVLNHMKEFSNQVRDGEWKGYTGKAITDVINIGIGGSDLGPVMVTEALKYYSKPGLNAHFVSNIDGTDIAEVLNKVNPETTLFLVASKTFTTAETITNATSAKKWFLDHAKDTKHIAQHFAALSTNEKEVIKFGIDPKNMFGFESWVGGRYSVWSAIGLSVAIYIGFDNFEKFLAGAEAVDEHFLKTPLENNIPVLGGLISVWYNNFFNAQTHLVVPYDQYLHRFPAYLQQLSMESNGKSVTRANVFTNYQTGTILFGEPATNAQHSFFQLVHQGTKLIPADFILAAQSHNPIENNKHQKMLASNFFAQSEALLKGKSEEQVKAEGTTGGLVPHKEFSGNRPTTSILAQKITPAALGALIAYYEHVTFTEGAVWNINSFDQWGVELGKVLAKVIGTELEDKKSVGSHDPSTNGLINTFKQWE from the coding sequence ATGtcttcattcaaattaGCTTCAGAATTACCAGCttggaaagaattggaGCAACTTTACAAAAAGGAGGGTGAAAAATTCGATGTCAGGGCTGCATTTGCCAAAGACccaaaaagatttgacGAATTCTCCCGTATTTTCACCAACTATGATGACTCAAAGATTCTTTTTgacttttccaaaaatttgattaacCAAGAAATTcttgacaaattgattcaattggcCAAGGAAGCTGGCGTTGAGAAGTTGAGAGATGAAATGTTTGCTGGTGATCACATCAACACTACTGAAGACAGAGCAGTTTACCACGTCGCATTGAGAAATGTCAAGAAGCACAAAATGCCAGTCGATGGTAAGGATACTACTCAAGAAGTTTGGGATGTTTTAAACCACATGAAGGAGTTTTCTAATCAAGTTAGAGATGGAGAATGGAAAGGTTACACTGGAAAGGCCATTACAGATGTGATCAACATTGGTATTGGTGGTTCAGATCTTGGTCCAGTCATGGTCACTGAAGCTTTGAAATACTATAGTAAGCCAGGCTTGAATGCCCACTTTGTATCAAACATTGATGGAACTGATATTGCTGAAGTGTTGAACAAGGTTAACCCAGAAACAACTTTGTTCTTGGTTGCTTCAAAAACTTTCACCACTGCTGAAACCATCACCAACGCCACCTCAGCAAAAAAATGGTTCTTAGATCACGCCAAAGACACCAAGCACATTGCCCAACACTTTGCTGCCTTGTCCaccaatgaaaaagaagttatcaaatttggaattgatcCAAAGAACAtgtttggatttgaaagcTGGGTTGGTGGTCGTTATTCTGTGTGGTCAGCCATTGGTTTGTCAGTTGCCATCTACATTGGTTTCGAcaactttgaaaagtttttgGCTGGTGCCGAAGCTGTTGATGAACATTTCTTAAAGACGCCATTGGAAAATAACATCCCAGTACTTGGTGGTTTGATTTCTGTTTGgtacaacaatttctttaatgCTCAAACCCACTTGGTTGTTCCTTACGATCAATACTTGCACAGATTCCCAGCTTACTTGCAACAATTATCTATGGAATCAAATGGTAAGTCAGTCACCAGAGCCAACGTTTTTACCAACTACCAAACCGGTACTATCTTATTTGGTGAACCAGCTACCAATGCTCAACACtcttttttccaattggtCCACCAAGgtacaaaattgattccTGCTGATTTTATTTTGGCTGCTCAATCACACAAcccaattgaaaacaacaaacaccaGAAGATGTTGGCTTCAAACTTCTTTGCCCAATCTGAAGCTTTATTGAAGGGAAAGAGTGAAGAGCAAGTTAAAGCTGAAGGTACAACCGGAGGTTTGGTTCCACATAAGGAATTCAGTGGTAACAGACCAACTACTTCCATCTTGGCTCAAAAAATTACTCCAGCTGCTTTGGGTGCATTGATTGCTTATTACGAACATGTTACATTTACCGAAGGTGCTGTTTGGAACATCAACTCATTCGACCAATGGGGTGTTGAATTGGGTAAAGTTTTGGCCAAAGTTATTGGTACTGAATTGGAGGACAAGAAATCTGTTGGTTCTCATGATCCATCCACCAACGGTTTGATCAACACGTTCAAACAATGGGAGTAG